The Methanobrevibacter sp. TLL-48-HuF1 genomic sequence TGGAACTGCAATGACTGCATTTGAAGTAATAGCTAATGAACTTGACCGTGACCCTGAAGAAGTAGGAGTTTATGGAAGACAGGGAATGGTCGGTAAAAGAACCAAAGAAGAAATAGGTTTACATGCTATTCGTGGTGGAGACATTGTTGGAGACCATACTGTAATGTTTGTTGGTGATGGTGAAAGAATAGAATTTACTCACCGTGCTCACACAAGGGAAGTTTTTATTGCGGGGGTAATTAGAGCTATCAGATACATTCCAGATGCTGAATCTGGTATTGTAAGTAGTATGAATGATGTTTTAGGATTAGAATAGGTGTTATCTATGGTAAATGTTGGTATACTTGGTGCAACTGGAATGGTTGGTCAAAGATTTATCCAATTACTTGATAATCATCCAGATTTTGAAATTACAGCATTAGCAGCATCTTCAAGATCTGCAGGTAAAAGATACGAGGATGCTACTACATGGTATCTTGATAATGAAATGCCTGAATCTGTTAAAGATATTATTGTAAAAGAAACTGATGCTGATGCAATGGATAATGATGTGGATATTGTATTTTCATCTCTTCCAACAGAATTTGCAGCTAAAGTTGAAAAAGATTTTGCTAGGGATTATGTTGTTGCAAGTAATGCTAGTGCTCACAGGATGAAGAAAAATATTCCTTTAGTTATTCCTGAAGTTAATCCAGAATATTTAGACATGATTGATGCTCAGCAAAAGGAAAATAACTGGGATGGATTCATTGTAACTAATCCTAATTGTTCAACTATTGCTTTAACTTTATCATTAAAACCTATTGTTGATAATTTTAATGTAGATGCAATTAGGGTTTCAACAATGCAAGCAGTGTCAGGTGCAGGATATAATGGTGTACCTTCTATGGCTATTGTTGATAATCTTGTTCCTTATATTGGTAATGAAGAAGAAAAGATGGAAAGTGAAACATTACATCTTTTAGGTAATTATGATGGGGAAAAAGTTTCTGATGCTGATTTTAAATTAAGTGCTTCCTGTCATAGAGTTCCGGTTATTGATGGTCATACTGAAGCAGTATTTGTTGAGTTGGATGATGACTTTGATATTAACGATGTTAAAGATAAAATGGCTAATTTCAAAGCATTGCCTCAAAAATTAAATTTATTCTCTGCACCTAAAAATCCAGTCATTGTTAAAGAAGAAATTGATCGTCCTCAACCAAGAATGGATAGAAATGCAGGTAATGGTATGTCTGTTTCAGTTGGAAGGTTGAGAAAAGACAAAGTATTTGATAATAGTTTTAAATATGTGTTAGTTGGACATAATACAATTCGTGGAGCTGCTGGAGCTTCTGTATTAAATGCTGAATTAATTAATGATAAAATACTCTGATTTTATCATTTTTATTTTTTTATTTTTCCTAATATTTTTCTTATTTTTAAGATAATTTCTGTTTACTTTTAGTTTTAATTTTTGATGATGTTTAGAGTTTAATTTAAATAGTATGAATTTCATAATACTTTATTAGTTATAATATTTGAATTTTTATTATTCAACTAGATATTGGGATAAAAATTTTTAAATTAAGGGATAACATGGAATTAGGTGCTGGTATTGAAAATGAAACATTACAAAATTTAATTCGTGATTGTCTATTAGAGTTAAACAGGCTTAAATTCAATTTAACTGAATTGGAAATAGCTAAAGCTAAAGATACCACTCCTCAGAAGATTCAGGAACTTGAAAATCATATTCTTAATAAAGAAAAAGAAGTTTCTCTTATTAAATTTAAAGCTGAGGATGAAATTAATCTTTTGAAAAAACAACTAGATGAAAAAGATGCTCTAATTAAAAATCAAGAAGATAGAATTTATGAATTAGATTATGTAAATAATTCTCTTGATGAAATTAAAGAATATTTTGCAGAACAATTGAGGGATTATAAGAAAAAAGAGCTTGCTGAAGTTAATGAAAGATTAAATGAATCTTTTAAAAGTATTGCTGAGAAAGAGGCTCAAATTAACATGCTTTCAAGAACTATTGATGATTATAAAATTCAGGTTATTAAATTGGAAAATAATGCTGAATTTAAAAGTAAGATTTCTAATCTTGAAAGAGAAATTGAATATAAAAATAATGAGTTATCTGAAAAAAATAACATAATTACTGCTAAAGAAAATGAAGTATCTCTTTTAAGAGAATCTACTATTCCTAAAGATAATTATATTAATCTTCAAAAAGAATTATCTCTTTTAAGAGAATCTACTATTCCTAAAGAGGATTATATTAATCTTCAAAGGGAATTATCTTCTAAAGATGATAAGATTAAACGTTTGGAAGAAATTAACAATTTCTTTAATGAGCTTCAGGAAGAACAGGAAGCTTATGAAACTATGGACAGGACTCCCCCATTTAGGTTGGAGAAAAAGCGATTTAATAAAAAATAATCTCTTTTTTCAATCTTTTTTTAGAAAAGCTCTAACTGGTGAAGCTTCTGCTTCAATATTTAATGGAATAAAGAATGAGTTATAGTTGGTTTTATTTAAATCATCACAATTTGTTATATTTTCAACAATCCAAACATTATTTTCAAGTAATTTTTTATGAATTGTATTTTCTCCATATTTATCAACTGAGCATGTATCTATTGCAATCCCTTTAATATTTTTTTCTATAATCATGTCAGCTAATTCATTAGAGATGTAAGGATTTTCATAGAAGTACTTTTTACTGCCAAAATATTCGCCCCATCCTGTGATTATTATAGCTATCTTTTCTTTTGAATTTTTTAAATTACAATTTTTAACTAAAATTTCCTTACTTTTACTTTCAACGTAATTTATGCTAGCTTCACCAATAAAATTTTCTAGAGGCAACTGGGATATTTTTTTCCCATTTGTGATGTAATGGAATGGTGAATCCATATGTGTCCCTGTATGAAGTCCAGTTTCTAATTTAAACAATGTGGAACTGTCTGTTTCATCAGCTTTCTTAAAATAATCAAGTTTTGTTTTGGGATCTCCAGGGTATTCTGGAATTTCATTTTTTAGTTTGTATGTGAGGTCAATATATTCCATTTTTTTACAACCGATAAGTATTTATATAACCTTAAACTCATTATATGGTAGAAGGGTTATTCAACAATATAATTATTTTTCATGTTGATATTTAAACTGTTCTATAAATAATAAATTAATTTTAAAAGGTGATTTTAATGGCACAAGGTGGACAACCAATTTTTATTTTACCTGAAGGAACAAACAGGTCCGTCGGAAGAGATGCTCAAAGAAACAATATTTTAGCAGGAAAAGTACTTGCTGAAACTGTAAGAACCACATTAGGTCCAAAAGGAATGGACAAAATGTTAGTGGATGGACTTGGAGATATTGTTGTAACCAATGATGGTGTTACAATCTTAAAAGAAATGGATATTGAACATCCTGCAGCTAAAATGTTGGTGGAAGTAGCTAAAACTCAAGAAGACGAAGTTGGAGATGGAACTACTACTGCAGTAATTATTGCTGGAGAATTATTGAAAAAATCCGAATCTTTATTAGATCAAGATATTCACCCAACAATCATTGCAATGGGATACAGACAAGCAGCTGAAAAAGCACAAGAAATTTTAGATGATATTGCAATTGATTCAGTTGATGAAGAAACTTTAGTTAAAGTAGCTATGACTGCTATGACTGGTAAAGGAACTGAAGCAGCACGTGAACCATTAGCAAAATTAATCGTAGATGCAGTTCAAAAAGTAGCTGAAGATGGTGTAGTAGACACTGACAACATTAAAATTGAGAAAAAAGATGGTGCTGTTGTAGAAGATTCTACTTTAGTTGAAGGAGTAATTGTTGACAAAGAAAGAGTACACCCAGGTATGCCTTCTGAAGTTAAAGATGCAAAAATCGCATTAGTTAACTCTCCTCTTGAAGTAAAAGAAACTGAAGTTGATGCAGAAATCAGAATAACCGACCCTGCTCAAATGCAAGCTTTCATTGAACAAGAAGAAAAAATGGTTAAAGATATGGTAGATAAAGTAGCTGAATCTGGTGCTAATGTATTATTCGCACAAAAAGGTATCGATGATTTAGCACAACATTACTTATCTAAAGCAGGTATTTTAGCTGTAAGAAGGGTTAAAAAATCAGATATTGAAAAATTAGCTAGAGCTACTGGTGCTAATGTAGTAACTAATTTAGAAGATTTAACTGCTGACGACTTAGGTGAAGCAGGTATTGTAGAAGAAAGAAAAGTATCTGGCGAAGAAATGATCTTTGTAGAAGAATGCAGTGTAGCTAAATCTGTAACTTTATTCGTAAGAGGAAGTACCAAACACATTGTTGATGAAATCGTAAGAGCTATTGAAGATGCAATTGGTGTTGTAGCAGCTACTGTTGAAGATGACAAAGTTGTAGCTGGTGGAGGAGCTCCAGAAATTGCAATGGCTAAAAAACTCAAAGATTATGCTGATTCAATCAGTGGAAGAGAACAATTAGCAGTTAATGCATTTGCAGAAGCTTTAGAAATTGTTCCTAAAACCTTAGCTGAAAATGCAGGTTTAGACAGTATTGATTCATTAGTAGACTTAAGAGCTGCTCATGAAAACAGTGCTGTAATGGGATTAGATGTATTTACTGGTAAAGTAGCAGATATGAAAGAAGCTGGTGTAATTGAACCTAAACGTGTCAAAAAACAAGCTATCCAATCTGCTTCTGAAGCAGCTGAAATGATTTTAAGAATTGATGATGTAATCGCATCTAGCGGTAAAGGTGACGCTGACATGGGCGGTATGGATCCTGCTGCTATGGGCGGTATGCCTCCAATGATGTAAATTTAAAGAAATTATTTAATTTCTTTTTTTCTTTTTATTTTTTTAAGGTATTATCTTGCAAACCAAACGACTTATTTTTAAAAATTCAACTGGAGATAGGGCATATATCTATGAAAACTCCATAGTAGTTGAGTTTGGAGTTTGCAGAAATGGAATTTCAACATCTGAGTTAAATGGCGGATACAAAAAAAATTTTAAAATAGCTTTTAATCATTATTTATCTCAGGAAAACATTGATTTTTTAGAAAATCATAGTGTAAATGATTATTTAGTTAGACAAAGCGGAATTTTGGGAATTGATCCTAAATTTACTACAGGTCTTTTAACTTCTGCGCAAATGGAAAATGCATGCGTTGTTACAAAACAGTATAGGAACTTGGAAGTTAGTGCAATAACTACTGCCGGTGTAAGAGTAAATGCCTCAAGAGCAGGGGACAGTGCAAGTTATTATGAGGAAAATGGAGACTTTCAATTCGATGTTGGAACAATTAATGTAATTATTTTAACTAATGTTTGTTTAGAGCCAGGAACATTGGCTAATGGATTAGTAACAGCTACTGAAGCAAAAACTGTTGCTTTAAATAATTTAAGAATTCCCAGCCAGTTTTCAAATGGATTTGCAACAGGAACTGGAACTGATGGAATAGCTATTTTTTCAAATTCAGAATCTGATAATATACTGTCTAATGCAGGAAAACATTCAAAACTTGGAGAATTAATAGCTAAATGTGTTATTGAATCAATAAGTGAAGCTATTAAAAGACAAGTCTGGATTACAAAAGAGTCACAATGCAGTGTTTTAGCTCGATTAAGAAGGTATGATTTGGATATTAACGAATTTTATAAAAACATAACTGATAAAGAAGAGTTTATAAGATTATTGCAGGCGGCTGCAAGAAAACAGGAAAATGTAGCTATAACCACTTCAATTTTACATTTAATTGATGAAGTTGAAAATAATTTATTGGATAAGAAAATAGCTTATAACTTGGCAGATTCTATTTTAGAAAATAATTGCAGTGATTACTGTATTTACAGGCTTTTAAAATTTTGGATTGATAAATTTTTAAGTTAATTTTTTATAATAATAATTAGTAATGATATTGTATGATAAGATTAGCAGGCATAAGAGACATTAACGGAATCAACAGGTTATTGCTTCAGGTTCAAAAGGTTCATTCAAATATTCGTTCTGATTTATTTAAAGAGGGCGGAAAAAAGTATAGTGATTCTGAACTTGAGGAAATTGTAAAAAATAGTGAAACACCAATATTTGTTTGTGAATTAGATAATAAAATAGTAGGTTATGCGTTTTGTGTTGTAATCAATCATCATAATGAAACTTCTTTTTGCAATCATAAAACCATTTATATTGATGATTTGTGTGTTGATGAAAAAACAAGACATGAAGGAATTGGAACTGCATTGTATGAGTATGTTTTAGAGTATGCAAAAAGTATCGGATGTTATAATCTTACTTTAAATGTTTGGGAAGGCAATGACAGTGCTATGGATTTTTATAAAGGCAGGGATATGAAAATTCAAAAGGTATGTATGGAAAAGATTTTATAAAACTTAAATATTTTAATACTTCTTTGAACATATTTATAATTGATGTTAAAATTTAGCTGAAAAATTGAATGTTTTTAGGAGTTTTTAATATGGTTGCTTTTGAAAGAATAAAATCCGGTATTCCGCAACTAGACGAAACCTTAGATAATATTCGTTTAGGGGATAATGTAGTATGGCAGGTTTCTAATCTGGATGAATTTTTATATTTTGTCAAACCTTTTGTTAAACAGGCTTTAAAAGATAATAGAAACCTGATTTATGTAAATTTTGGTCAGCATGAGCCGTTAATAGATATGACTGCTGATGATTTCTTAAAATTGGATGTTGAAAAAAATAATCCTGAAACAGAATTTGCTATGATTGAACGTGACGGGATTAAAATTTATCAGGTAGATCCAAACAAGCAATTTGAACCTTTTACTTTGGAAGTTCATAATATTATTACAAAAGAGGGAAGGGATGCTTTTTATGTATTTGACTGTTTGTCTGATTTACAGGCAGCATGGTCTACAGATTTGATGATGGGAAATTTCTTCAGAGTAACATGCCCGTATTTATTTTCTCTTGATACAGTAGCTTATTTTCCAATTATTAGAGGTAAACATTCCTTTGAAGCAATAGCTAAGATTCGTGAAACAACACAACTTTTTTTAGATTTATATTCTCATAAAGATGATGTATATTTACATCCGTTGAAAGTATGGAACAGATATTCTCAAAATATGTTTTTAGGCCATAAATATGAAACTAAAAAAGAAGTTTTAACAACATTAACTGATGGTTTGGAAGTAAGTAATTTTTATAAAGTTGTTAATCGGGCAGCTGATTATCATAATGAGCAGAACAGTGATAGCTGGGAAAGATTCTTTGAATTAACCAAGTTACAATATGAAAACAATGAAGACATATCTGAAAAATGTGATTTAATGTGTAAAATGCTCATGACTAAAGATAAAAATATGATTGAAAAAGTTAAAGAGTATTTTTCCCCACCTGATTATTTTTCAGTTTATAACCGTGTTGTTGGCAGTGGTATGATTGGAGGTAAAGCATGCGGGATGCTGCTTGCACGTAAAATCATAGAACATGACCGTCCGGATATTTATGCTGATTTCGAACCGGATGATTCATTTTATATCTGTTCTGATTTGTTTTATACATATATTGTTTCAAATGATTTATGGGATATTAGGGTAAAACAAAGAACTAAAGAAGGTTATTATGAAGCTGGAAAAGAACTTGAAAAAGGTTTGAAAAACGGTACATTTTCTGATGATATCCGTGAGAAGTTTAGACGGCTTCTGGATTATTTCGGTCAAAGTCCGATTATTGTAAGATCAAGCAGTTTTTTGGAAGACGGTTTTGGAAATGCTTTTGCCGGAAAATATGAATCAGTTTTCTGTGTTAACAGAGGATCTCTTGAAGAACGTCTGGAAGCTTTTGAAGAGGCTGTTAAAACAGTATATGCAAGTACAATGAACATATCTGCTTTAGAATATAGAAGCTTAAATGATTTGGATGATAATGATGAACAGATGTCTTTACTTGTTCAGAGAGTATCCGGGTCTTATTATCAGGATTATTTCTTCCCTTCTGCAGCAGGAGTTGGATTTTCATATAGTCCATATTCTCCATTGCCGGATATGGGGCATAATGGTGGAATGTTAAGATTGGTTATGGGTTTAGGTACAAAAGCAGTAGATAGAACTCAAAGAGATTATCCGCGTATTGTTAATTTAGACAAACCGAAAGCTATGGATGTACCAAGTGTTGTTGAGAGACATAAACATTCCCAACATTATTTGGATGTTTTAGATTTAAAAAATATTAAAGTAAGTGAAATTTCTGTTGATGAAGGTGTTGAAGTGGTTCCAGTTTATGCAAAAAGAGCAGTGGTGGAACATGATACTGATGCAGAGCGCAGATTCCGTGAAAGAGGTCAAAGAAGGGAGGTTACTTTTGTAAACTGTAATGGTTTAGTTAACAATGACAGATTTACGTCACTGATGAGGGAATTACTTCAAACTTTAGAGGCAGCTTATGAATACCCTGTTGACATTGAATATACAGTAAATGTAGGTCAGGAAGGTTCTTTTGTTATTAATTTATTGCAGTGCAGGCCTCTGCAGGTTGCAACTACTAAAGAAGCTATTGAAATTCCTCAGGATAAAGGAGAAGTATTTTTCCATATTAAAAATTCTTCAATGGGAAGATCAAGAAAACAGGACTTTGATATTTTAGTTTATGTTGACCCGCATAAGTATTATGAATATCCTTTTACTAAAAAAGCTTCATTGGCTAAATTAATAGGTGCCATTAACAGTTATTGTAAAAATCATAATAAGGAAGCTATGTTAATTGTTCCTGGAAGGTTAGGTACTTCTTCACCGGAACTTGGAATTCCAGTAGTATTTGCAGATATCAGCAAATTTTCAGCTATTTTGGAAGAGTCATATAGTGAAGTGGGTTATGTTCCTGAATTGTCCTTTGGAAGTCATATGTTTCAGGATTTAGTTGAAGCGGATATTTATTATGGAGCTATTTTTGAAAACAGCAACAGATTAGATTTCAATAAAAATTTATTTAAAGATTATCCGAATAAATTATGTGAATTTATTCCGGAATTTGATAAAGAATTGTATGATATGGTTAAAATTTTTGAATTCAGTAAAAACAAGCTTGAGTTTTATCATGACATGAAAAATGATGAGAGTATTTGTATTATAGATAGTAAATAAAATTTAGAAAAATTTAATATATGTCAAAGATTATAATAAAACATATTAAAAAATAAGGTGATTATTTATGAGGATTAAAGAAGATTTAATTAACAAAGAAGTGCTTGACGGCGGTGCTGATTTAATTGGTAAAGTTATTGATGTTGTAATGGATAAGGATACATTTGAAGTAACTGATTTGGTTATTAAAAAAACAGGCATCACAGATCAAATTAAAGCTGGCGGAGAAAATGTTGTTCCTAGTGAACTTGTAAAAGTCATTGGGGATAAAATTTTACTTAAAAGTGATGATGATATTTAAATTTCGGTTATTTAGATGATTACTAAGGAATATTTAATTAATTTGTTAAAAGAAAACGGTGTTTTCTTAAAAGGGGATTTCACATTATCTTCTGGTAAGAAAAGTGATTATTACATAAATATGAAAAAAGCTATTACAGAGCCGGAAATCTTATCAACAATAGCTAAATTAATCACAAAATCCATTAGTGAAGATAATATTGATAAAGTAGCAGGTCCAGCACTGGGAGCTGTTCCAATAGCTACTGCAGTTTCTCTTGAATCTAACATTCCATTGTTAATGATTAGAAAAGAGAAAAAAGGTTACGGAACTTCTAAACTTATTGAAGGTGAATTAAAAGAAGGTGATGATG encodes the following:
- the asd gene encoding aspartate-semialdehyde dehydrogenase gives rise to the protein MVNVGILGATGMVGQRFIQLLDNHPDFEITALAASSRSAGKRYEDATTWYLDNEMPESVKDIIVKETDADAMDNDVDIVFSSLPTEFAAKVEKDFARDYVVASNASAHRMKKNIPLVIPEVNPEYLDMIDAQQKENNWDGFIVTNPNCSTIALTLSLKPIVDNFNVDAIRVSTMQAVSGAGYNGVPSMAIVDNLVPYIGNEEEKMESETLHLLGNYDGEKVSDADFKLSASCHRVPVIDGHTEAVFVELDDDFDINDVKDKMANFKALPQKLNLFSAPKNPVIVKEEIDRPQPRMDRNAGNGMSVSVGRLRKDKVFDNSFKYVLVGHNTIRGAAGASVLNAELINDKIL
- a CDS encoding cyclase family protein, translating into MEYIDLTYKLKNEIPEYPGDPKTKLDYFKKADETDSSTLFKLETGLHTGTHMDSPFHYITNGKKISQLPLENFIGEASINYVESKSKEILVKNCNLKNSKEKIAIIITGWGEYFGSKKYFYENPYISNELADMIIEKNIKGIAIDTCSVDKYGENTIHKKLLENNVWIVENITNCDDLNKTNYNSFFIPLNIEAEASPVRAFLKKD
- the thsA gene encoding thermosome subunit alpha, translated to MAQGGQPIFILPEGTNRSVGRDAQRNNILAGKVLAETVRTTLGPKGMDKMLVDGLGDIVVTNDGVTILKEMDIEHPAAKMLVEVAKTQEDEVGDGTTTAVIIAGELLKKSESLLDQDIHPTIIAMGYRQAAEKAQEILDDIAIDSVDEETLVKVAMTAMTGKGTEAAREPLAKLIVDAVQKVAEDGVVDTDNIKIEKKDGAVVEDSTLVEGVIVDKERVHPGMPSEVKDAKIALVNSPLEVKETEVDAEIRITDPAQMQAFIEQEEKMVKDMVDKVAESGANVLFAQKGIDDLAQHYLSKAGILAVRRVKKSDIEKLARATGANVVTNLEDLTADDLGEAGIVEERKVSGEEMIFVEECSVAKSVTLFVRGSTKHIVDEIVRAIEDAIGVVAATVEDDKVVAGGGAPEIAMAKKLKDYADSISGREQLAVNAFAEALEIVPKTLAENAGLDSIDSLVDLRAAHENSAVMGLDVFTGKVADMKEAGVIEPKRVKKQAIQSASEAAEMILRIDDVIASSGKGDADMGGMDPAAMGGMPPMM
- a CDS encoding adenosylcobinamide amidohydrolase, with translation MQTKRLIFKNSTGDRAYIYENSIVVEFGVCRNGISTSELNGGYKKNFKIAFNHYLSQENIDFLENHSVNDYLVRQSGILGIDPKFTTGLLTSAQMENACVVTKQYRNLEVSAITTAGVRVNASRAGDSASYYEENGDFQFDVGTINVIILTNVCLEPGTLANGLVTATEAKTVALNNLRIPSQFSNGFATGTGTDGIAIFSNSESDNILSNAGKHSKLGELIAKCVIESISEAIKRQVWITKESQCSVLARLRRYDLDINEFYKNITDKEEFIRLLQAAARKQENVAITTSILHLIDEVENNLLDKKIAYNLADSILENNCSDYCIYRLLKFWIDKFLS
- a CDS encoding GNAT family N-acetyltransferase translates to MIRLAGIRDINGINRLLLQVQKVHSNIRSDLFKEGGKKYSDSELEEIVKNSETPIFVCELDNKIVGYAFCVVINHHNETSFCNHKTIYIDDLCVDEKTRHEGIGTALYEYVLEYAKSIGCYNLTLNVWEGNDSAMDFYKGRDMKIQKVCMEKIL
- a CDS encoding PEP/pyruvate-binding domain-containing protein: MFLGVFNMVAFERIKSGIPQLDETLDNIRLGDNVVWQVSNLDEFLYFVKPFVKQALKDNRNLIYVNFGQHEPLIDMTADDFLKLDVEKNNPETEFAMIERDGIKIYQVDPNKQFEPFTLEVHNIITKEGRDAFYVFDCLSDLQAAWSTDLMMGNFFRVTCPYLFSLDTVAYFPIIRGKHSFEAIAKIRETTQLFLDLYSHKDDVYLHPLKVWNRYSQNMFLGHKYETKKEVLTTLTDGLEVSNFYKVVNRAADYHNEQNSDSWERFFELTKLQYENNEDISEKCDLMCKMLMTKDKNMIEKVKEYFSPPDYFSVYNRVVGSGMIGGKACGMLLARKIIEHDRPDIYADFEPDDSFYICSDLFYTYIVSNDLWDIRVKQRTKEGYYEAGKELEKGLKNGTFSDDIREKFRRLLDYFGQSPIIVRSSSFLEDGFGNAFAGKYESVFCVNRGSLEERLEAFEEAVKTVYASTMNISALEYRSLNDLDDNDEQMSLLVQRVSGSYYQDYFFPSAAGVGFSYSPYSPLPDMGHNGGMLRLVMGLGTKAVDRTQRDYPRIVNLDKPKAMDVPSVVERHKHSQHYLDVLDLKNIKVSEISVDEGVEVVPVYAKRAVVEHDTDAERRFRERGQRREVTFVNCNGLVNNDRFTSLMRELLQTLEAAYEYPVDIEYTVNVGQEGSFVINLLQCRPLQVATTKEAIEIPQDKGEVFFHIKNSSMGRSRKQDFDILVYVDPHKYYEYPFTKKASLAKLIGAINSYCKNHNKEAMLIVPGRLGTSSPELGIPVVFADISKFSAILEESYSEVGYVPELSFGSHMFQDLVEADIYYGAIFENSNRLDFNKNLFKDYPNKLCEFIPEFDKELYDMVKIFEFSKNKLEFYHDMKNDESICIIDSK
- a CDS encoding PRC-barrel domain-containing protein; this translates as MRIKEDLINKEVLDGGADLIGKVIDVVMDKDTFEVTDLVIKKTGITDQIKAGGENVVPSELVKVIGDKILLKSDDDI
- the pyrE gene encoding orotate phosphoribosyltransferase, with protein sequence MITKEYLINLLKENGVFLKGDFTLSSGKKSDYYINMKKAITEPEILSTIAKLITKSISEDNIDKVAGPALGAVPIATAVSLESNIPLLMIRKEKKGYGTSKLIEGELKEGDDVIVVEDVTTTGGSLLKAIKAIQDNGGNVKRAFVVVDRQEGAIEAFDSEGIKLEPLITVDEFF